One Oceanispirochaeta sp. genomic window carries:
- a CDS encoding YcxB family protein, whose amino-acid sequence MVNIYRSFLGVCNLVFAVSMILVAVRFWSGGSLGIRILISAGILLYPVLQPLLIYFRCRRIVNRMPREMEILFDKTGITTSANGESAHVNFSEVKSVVRILNLMIIYTQSKQGYILNDRVMEDKSKSVFNFIITKVNGGDKSSRSRIS is encoded by the coding sequence ATGGTTAATATCTACAGGTCCTTCCTGGGTGTGTGTAATCTGGTTTTCGCTGTTTCCATGATTCTGGTCGCTGTCAGATTCTGGTCAGGCGGCAGTCTAGGGATCAGAATACTTATTTCTGCGGGCATTCTGCTCTATCCTGTTCTTCAGCCTCTGTTGATTTATTTTCGATGCAGGAGAATTGTGAACAGGATGCCGAGGGAGATGGAGATCCTCTTTGACAAGACAGGCATAACCACTTCGGCAAACGGGGAAAGTGCCCATGTCAATTTTTCAGAAGTTAAATCTGTTGTCAGGATTCTTAACTTGATGATCATCTATACCCAGTCTAAACAGGGTTATATTCTGAACGATCGGGTCATGGAAGATAAAAGCAAGAGTGTATTTAACTTCATAATAACAAAAGTGAATGGGGGAGATAAAAGCTCCAGGAGCAGAATAAGCTGA